The sequence TCAATACACATATTGAGGATCTTGTATTCTTCAAGAACGCTCTCTATGCTGTAACGGATGATGGTATAGTCAAATCAGCGGATGGTGGTAACTCGTGGGTGCCAATGAATGAAGGATTGGTTGCCAGCGATGAGGGCGTGCTGACAGTTTCGGGAGGAAAGCTTTATACAGCAACAAACGAAACTAACTACGGGCTGAACCCATCAACTTCTGGAATTTATTCCTTAGCAGACGACGGAAACTCATGGATACCAGTTCAGACGAACATGCAGTCTTCCAATAACAGGATCTATGTCGTCAATCAATTGGCGATTAGCGGGGAAACATTCTACATCGTTGGACAGATGGGGGGCAAAGAGTGGCTCTACCGCTGGAGAGTGGGGGAGGACCTGTGGACACAACTCATGCCACAGCCGGATCTTTTTGGCTGGGGAGCGTTAGCTGTGTCAGGCAGAACAGTCTACATCAGTGCGGTGCGTGGGAAACTGTTCCGTTCGGTTGACGAGGGCGATACATGGACAGAGGTGAGTCAAAATTTACCAAATTGGAGCCAAGAAATCGGTGCCTATGATTTGACTTTCATCGGTGAGACAATTTATGCAAAGGCCGGCAGTGGGGGAGGCTGCTCGACAGATGGTGGTGAGACGTGGACACCAATCATCGTCGCCGGATTGCCCGGTGGCTATATTGAGATGCAGCTAGTCAATGGTACAACGCTTTATGGAACAAGCTCTCATGGGGTCTTCCGCCTGACGCATGGATCCGATTCATGGGAGCAAATCGCCCCGACGCAGCGTGATATCATGTCACTAACATACGATGGCACGACGTTCTACATTGGCACACATGCAGAGGGCGTATTCCGGCTTTCGCTGAATGAGTAAACCGTCAGCGGAAGGTCAATCTTCATCTGATGGTGCATGCTAATCCGGCGACTCAGTTTCAGACTGAGAAGGTTCTGCAATCAGTTTTTCAATCAGCTCTTTCAATTTGTCATAATCCCGTTCGGCTTCCGTCCGTGTTTTACCCTCTCCTTTGTAGTACTCACCGCCGGGGTGGATATAGCGAATCTTTCCCCGCTTATCGATGAGAAAGCTGACCGAGGTCCATCTGTGTCTGCCCTTAGCCAACCAATAACGTCTCAACAACCTCCAATCCCGAGCCGCTCCACCGCCTTCTCAAGTGCCTTTTGACGACGCGGCCCGGGCGGTTTCGGATGGTACATCCCAATCACAACCAAACCCTTATCCTTGAAAGTGTCGTGAAATTCGTTCAACGCGGGTGCACTAGCAGCACAAAATGGGCATGTCTCCGTCCACCAACGGATGAGAACCACCTTGTCCGCTAACGCGTTCAGCTGGAGTGGCTGCGAATTCATCCACTCCAGCGTTCCCCATTCCGGAGCCGGTTTTCCAATTAATTCGTCGCCTTCTTTTGCGGTAAGTCCTTGGTTGATGTTTAGCAACATTAATAGAAGGATGCCGCCTATTCCTAGATTACGCATTTAACTCCTCTGAAAAAGCTGCCAACTCCGCCCCGGCAAATCCGTGCGGAAATACTCAACATTGCCTCGGTCAGCGAGTGTGACGTAGCAGGTACGTCCATCAGGACCGCCAAAGGCTAGGTTGGTGCAGTCCTTTCCGGCAAGTTCAACCTCTATCAGTACCTCACCTTGCGGCGAAACTTTAGCGATCG is a genomic window of Candidatus Poribacteria bacterium containing:
- a CDS encoding redoxin domain-containing protein encodes the protein MRNLGIGGILLLMLLNINQGLTAKEGDELIGKPAPEWGTLEWMNSQPLQLNALADKVVLIRWWTETCPFCAASAPALNEFHDTFKDKGLVVIGMYHPKPPGPRRQKALEKAVERLGIGGC